In Rhodothermales bacterium, a genomic segment contains:
- a CDS encoding sodium:solute symporter family protein, with protein MQLATIDWIIMAAFFAVSLGIGIVVSRRSGKDFSAFFLGGQTMPWWLLGISMVATTFSTDTPNLVTDIVRSNGTVGNWTWWAFLLTGMLTVFLYAKLWRRSGALTDVEFYEIRYSGPIAAFLRGFRAVYLGILFNILIMASVTLAAIKIGGVMLDWSPLETVVVAAGVTMFYSALGGLRGVVFTDLIQFAMAMVGSVWAAVYVLNLPEVGGLDALLAHENVIPRLDFLPSFERMSMEDLVPLFLIPIAVQWWAAYYPGSEPGGGGYVVQRMLSARNEKHAVGATLLFNAMHYAVRPWPWILIALASLIVFPDLASIAERFPNIPEQVVRNDLAYPAMLTFLPAGLLGLVVTSLAAAYMSTMSSQVNWGSSIIVNDLYSRFIRPDASQSRLVWMGRLWTVILMVVACTLALYLENALQVFTILVQIGAGTGLIFILRWYWWRINAASELTAIIVSFVVAVVLQMQDGFGLLAWQQLLVGVGITTASWLLVAFIGPKTDRAKLEQFVQTVRPGGPGWRDYEALPRTGVGAGLGAEPGAANRPPENSIPASLLAAFLGVFAIYGVLFSTGYLLHGQTGAALGTGAFAVAAGIALWRLWPHLTFD; from the coding sequence ATGCAACTCGCCACCATCGACTGGATCATCATGGCCGCGTTCTTCGCGGTCAGCCTGGGTATCGGTATTGTGGTCTCGCGTCGCTCGGGCAAGGACTTCAGCGCCTTTTTCCTCGGCGGACAGACCATGCCGTGGTGGCTCCTGGGCATTTCCATGGTGGCCACCACCTTCTCGACGGATACGCCGAACCTGGTCACCGACATCGTCCGCTCGAACGGCACGGTCGGCAACTGGACGTGGTGGGCCTTCCTGTTGACCGGCATGCTGACGGTCTTCCTGTACGCCAAACTGTGGCGGCGCTCCGGCGCGCTCACCGACGTCGAATTCTACGAAATCCGCTATTCCGGCCCGATTGCGGCGTTCCTGCGCGGATTCCGGGCCGTCTACCTGGGCATCCTGTTCAACATCCTGATCATGGCGTCGGTGACGCTTGCGGCCATCAAGATCGGGGGCGTCATGTTGGACTGGTCACCATTGGAAACCGTCGTGGTGGCGGCCGGCGTGACCATGTTCTATTCGGCGCTGGGCGGCCTGCGAGGTGTGGTCTTCACGGATCTCATCCAGTTCGCCATGGCCATGGTGGGCTCGGTCTGGGCGGCCGTCTACGTGCTGAACCTGCCGGAAGTGGGCGGCCTGGACGCCCTTCTGGCGCACGAGAATGTGATTCCGCGCCTGGACTTCCTGCCGTCCTTCGAGCGGATGTCGATGGAGGATCTGGTGCCGCTCTTCCTGATTCCGATCGCGGTCCAGTGGTGGGCCGCCTATTATCCCGGATCCGAACCCGGCGGTGGCGGATACGTCGTGCAGCGCATGCTTTCGGCCCGCAACGAGAAGCACGCCGTGGGCGCCACCCTCCTGTTCAACGCCATGCACTACGCCGTGCGTCCGTGGCCGTGGATCCTGATCGCGCTGGCCTCCTTGATTGTGTTTCCCGACCTGGCCTCGATCGCCGAGCGCTTCCCGAACATCCCCGAGCAGGTGGTGCGCAATGACCTGGCGTATCCGGCCATGCTGACCTTCCTGCCGGCCGGCCTCTTGGGGCTCGTGGTCACGTCGCTCGCCGCCGCCTACATGTCCACCATGTCGTCGCAGGTCAACTGGGGCTCATCCATCATCGTGAACGACCTGTACAGCCGGTTCATCCGCCCCGACGCCTCGCAATCTCGGCTGGTCTGGATGGGTCGTCTGTGGACGGTCATCCTGATGGTGGTGGCCTGTACGCTGGCGTTGTACCTGGAAAACGCGCTGCAGGTGTTCACCATCCTGGTCCAGATCGGCGCCGGTACCGGCCTCATTTTCATCCTGCGCTGGTACTGGTGGCGGATAAACGCCGCATCCGAACTGACGGCCATCATCGTCAGCTTCGTCGTGGCGGTCGTGCTGCAGATGCAGGACGGTTTCGGCCTGTTGGCCTGGCAGCAACTCCTTGTGGGCGTTGGGATTACAACCGCGTCGTGGCTCTTGGTGGCGTTCATCGGGCCGAAGACCGACCGCGCAAAGCTGGAGCAGTTCGTGCAGACCGTTCGCCCCGGTGGCCCTGGATGGCGGGACTACGAGGCCCTTCCGCGGACGGGCGTTGGTGCCGGACTGGGTGCTGAACCGGGAGCCGCGAACCGCCCGCCTGAAAACTCCATTCCGGCCTCCCTCCTGGCAGCGTTCCTAGGCGTATTCGCCATCTACGGGGTGTTGTTCTCCACCGGCTATCTGCTGCACGGCCAGACCGGGGCGGCCCTGGGCACGGGGGCGTTTGCCGTGGCGGCCGGAATTGCGCTCTGGCGACTCTGGCCGCACTTGACGTTCGACTAG
- a CDS encoding Gfo/Idh/MocA family oxidoreductase — MDRRKFIAAGAAVGLGSALAGGTGLARAASPGSTPGPHGIPGPVGQPKDKARIAFIGTGLRGREHLRLTCLRDDTIIPAICDIDPQSVAEALKVIRDHGRPEPEVYSDGEFAYEALLARDDIDGVFISTPWLWHTRMAVDTMKAGKYAGVEVSAANTLEECWDLVNTHEETGMPCMILENVCYRRDVMAILQMVREGLFGELIHLECGYQHDLREVKFNNGRQPYGGGVEFGEKGFSEARWRTAHSVHRNGDLYPTHGIGPVGVYLDINRGNRFVSLTSTATKARGLHNHIVKHGGEDHPNARIEFKLGDVITTVIRTQNGESIIVSHDTNLPRPYSLGFRVQGTKGIWMDLNKSLYIEDVSPRAHAWELAEPYLEKYDHPLWRRYEDRATGAGHGGMDFFVDHAFIEAVKRGEPTPMDAYDAAAWSAITPLSEMSIAAGNAPQLFPDFTRGRWMTRKPVFALGDDY, encoded by the coding sequence ATGGACAGACGCAAATTCATCGCTGCAGGCGCAGCCGTCGGGCTCGGCTCGGCGCTCGCTGGTGGCACCGGCCTGGCCCGTGCCGCAAGCCCCGGTTCCACGCCCGGCCCACACGGCATACCCGGCCCGGTCGGCCAGCCCAAGGACAAAGCCCGGATTGCCTTCATCGGGACGGGCCTCCGCGGTCGCGAACACCTGAGGCTCACCTGCCTGCGGGACGACACCATCATCCCTGCCATCTGCGATATCGATCCGCAATCGGTGGCAGAAGCCCTGAAGGTCATCCGCGACCACGGACGGCCGGAGCCGGAGGTCTATTCGGACGGCGAATTCGCCTACGAGGCCCTGCTGGCCCGCGACGACATTGACGGGGTGTTCATTTCCACGCCGTGGCTGTGGCACACCCGCATGGCCGTCGACACCATGAAGGCCGGCAAGTACGCGGGCGTTGAAGTCTCGGCGGCGAATACACTGGAAGAGTGCTGGGACCTGGTCAACACGCACGAGGAGACCGGCATGCCGTGCATGATCCTGGAGAACGTGTGCTACCGCCGCGACGTGATGGCCATCCTGCAGATGGTGCGCGAGGGTCTGTTCGGCGAGCTCATCCACCTGGAATGCGGCTACCAGCACGATCTGCGCGAAGTCAAGTTCAACAACGGCCGCCAGCCCTACGGCGGCGGTGTGGAGTTCGGCGAGAAGGGCTTTTCGGAGGCCCGGTGGCGCACGGCGCATTCCGTGCATCGCAACGGCGACCTGTACCCCACGCATGGCATTGGCCCGGTCGGCGTTTACCTGGACATCAATCGCGGGAATCGCTTCGTATCGTTGACCTCGACGGCCACCAAGGCCCGGGGCCTGCACAACCACATCGTGAAGCACGGGGGGGAGGATCACCCGAATGCGCGCATCGAATTCAAACTGGGGGACGTCATTACGACCGTCATCCGCACGCAGAACGGGGAATCCATCATCGTGAGCCACGACACGAATTTGCCGCGGCCCTATTCCCTCGGATTCCGCGTGCAGGGCACGAAAGGGATCTGGATGGACCTGAACAAGTCGCTCTACATTGAAGACGTCAGCCCGCGGGCGCACGCGTGGGAGCTGGCCGAGCCGTATCTGGAGAAATACGACCATCCATTATGGCGTCGGTACGAGGACCGGGCGACAGGCGCCGGGCACGGCGGCATGGATTTCTTCGTGGACCACGCGTTCATCGAGGCCGTGAAGCGCGGCGAGCCGACACCCATGGACGCCTACGATGCGGCCGCCTGGAGCGCCATTACGCCGCTCTCGGAAATGTCGATTGCGGCCGGCAACGCGCCACAACTGTTCCCGGATTTCACCCGCGGACGGTGGATGACCCGCAAGCCAGTGTTTGCCCTTGGAGATGACTATTGA
- the pabB gene encoding aminodeoxychorismate synthase component I, with protein MTIDPGSVLLVGPDAPPRLFSGPVDVIEAWSSDDVDDALSAVSAALAAGRHVAGFRAYDAGDGTLPLLWFGVYDEARPVADALRGTAPGSAVGALVPREDRSAFMRGVERVRELIREGDVYQINLTTQFEGAVDGDPLDVFRAVWQNQPVGYGAVIRLPASPAPDRWVLSWSPELFFERDGSVIRTRPMKGTHRRGLWPAQDAAFRERLQADEKSRAENLMIVDLLRNDLSRVCEPGSVVVPRLFDVETYRSVLQMTSTVEGRLRPGVSFGDIMDALFPCGSITGAPKIRAMQRIGELEPGPRGVYCGTIGYAAPGGEARFSVAIRTAVVSDGRLLIGAGAGIVWDSDPAAEYDETVLKTRFLHRRMPDFRLLETMRALPEPRGAGEPSSSSSTSSSDPPSSSTELPLRIPLLEAHLDRLMASANYFGWRLNREAVQSVILTSVQAFFRDHPDVSPGTPADAEELTRPCRVRVTVGGAGDVQVSCTIPPAPPVRLQIGFSTVRVDRSDVFLYHKTTNRPDYDRARAEAEARGLYDVLLLNDAGRVTEGSITNVFVRHGTTWSSPPVEEGLLGGVMRAAFMAERNRLDGQPVAERPLTPEDVRSADEIVLTNAFLGSAPAELVHA; from the coding sequence ATGACTATTGATCCTGGATCGGTGCTGCTGGTAGGCCCGGATGCACCGCCGCGTCTGTTTTCGGGCCCGGTGGACGTGATTGAAGCGTGGTCGTCGGATGATGTGGATGATGCGCTCTCGGCGGTCAGTGCTGCGCTCGCGGCCGGCCGGCACGTGGCCGGTTTCCGCGCGTACGATGCGGGAGACGGGACGCTGCCGCTCCTCTGGTTCGGCGTGTATGACGAGGCGCGTCCGGTAGCCGATGCGTTGCGAGGGACCGCGCCTGGCTCGGCGGTGGGCGCGCTTGTCCCACGCGAAGACCGCTCGGCCTTCATGCGAGGCGTGGAACGTGTCCGGGAGCTCATCCGCGAGGGCGATGTGTACCAGATCAACCTCACGACGCAGTTCGAGGGGGCGGTCGATGGAGATCCATTGGACGTATTCCGGGCCGTGTGGCAGAACCAGCCGGTAGGGTATGGGGCGGTCATCCGTCTGCCCGCCAGCCCGGCGCCGGATAGATGGGTCCTGTCATGGTCGCCGGAGCTTTTTTTCGAACGGGACGGTTCAGTCATCAGGACCCGCCCGATGAAAGGCACCCACCGCCGGGGGTTGTGGCCCGCGCAGGATGCCGCATTCCGCGAGCGGCTGCAGGCCGACGAGAAGAGCCGCGCCGAGAACCTGATGATCGTGGACCTCCTGCGCAACGACCTGTCGCGCGTCTGCGAACCCGGCTCGGTGGTTGTGCCGCGCCTGTTCGACGTGGAAACCTACCGCTCGGTCCTGCAGATGACCTCGACCGTCGAGGGCCGCCTGCGCCCGGGCGTGTCGTTCGGGGACATCATGGATGCGCTGTTTCCCTGCGGATCGATTACGGGCGCACCCAAGATCCGTGCGATGCAGCGCATTGGTGAACTGGAACCGGGGCCGCGCGGGGTCTATTGCGGCACCATCGGATACGCCGCGCCCGGCGGCGAGGCCCGCTTCAGCGTGGCCATCCGCACGGCGGTCGTCTCGGACGGCCGCCTCTTGATCGGCGCCGGCGCCGGCATAGTCTGGGACTCCGACCCCGCCGCCGAATACGACGAAACCGTGCTCAAGACGCGTTTCCTCCACCGTCGGATGCCGGACTTCCGCCTCCTGGAGACCATGCGGGCCCTTCCTGAGCCCCGCGGCGCGGGCGAGCCTTCTTCATCTTCATCAACTTCTTCTTCCGATCCCCCTTCCTCTTCCACTGAACTCCCGCTTCGAATTCCCCTTTTAGAGGCCCATTTGGATCGGCTCATGGCCTCGGCGAACTACTTCGGGTGGCGTCTGAACCGCGAGGCCGTTCAGTCGGTCATCCTGACATCCGTTCAGGCATTTTTCCGTGATCATCCCGACGTCAGCCCGGGTACACCCGCAGACGCCGAGGAGTTGACACGCCCGTGTCGCGTTCGGGTGACGGTCGGGGGGGCGGGCGACGTTCAAGTGTCATGCACCATACCGCCCGCCCCCCCAGTCAGGCTCCAGATCGGCTTCAGCACGGTCCGGGTGGACCGGAGTGACGTTTTCCTGTATCACAAAACGACGAATCGGCCGGATTATGATCGGGCGCGGGCGGAGGCAGAAGCGCGGGGCCTCTACGACGTCCTGCTTCTGAACGACGCCGGGCGCGTGACCGAAGGGAGCATCACCAATGTGTTCGTGCGGCATGGCACCACGTGGTCCTCACCGCCGGTGGAGGAGGGGCTGCTGGGCGGCGTCATGCGCGCGGCCTTCATGGCCGAGCGGAACCGCCTGGATGGCCAGCCGGTGGCGGAACGGCCCCTCACCCCCGAAGACGTTCGCAGTGCCGACGAAATCGTGCTGACGAACGCGTTCCTGGGCTCAGCGCCCGCGGAACTCGTCCATGCTTGA
- a CDS encoding SDR family oxidoreductase produces MKTIVITGAASGLGRGLAARFVADGDRVVGMDRDHEALQAVAAELGDRFTPVTCDLLDTAALRTTAEAIAAEGPVDMLIHNAGIVTGKPFTEIEDGEVERVFGVNVFAPFLLTRIFLPGMIRAGRGHVVTIASAGGLVATARMAPYASSKFAAVGFDEALRYDLQRAGHPVKTTVVCPFYINTGMFDGVKTRVPWLLPILKPEYAVGRIHRAIRKGRRRLIMPRFVYAVYLVRLLPVPVFDALVRWLGITSSMDEFRGR; encoded by the coding sequence ATGAAAACGATTGTCATTACCGGCGCCGCCAGCGGGCTCGGCCGCGGGCTGGCCGCCCGGTTCGTAGCGGACGGGGATCGGGTGGTCGGCATGGACCGGGACCATGAAGCGCTCCAGGCGGTGGCGGCGGAACTGGGCGACCGGTTCACGCCCGTAACCTGCGACCTGCTGGACACAGCCGCGCTGAGGACCACCGCCGAGGCCATCGCTGCCGAAGGGCCCGTGGACATGCTCATCCACAACGCGGGAATCGTCACCGGAAAGCCGTTCACGGAGATCGAGGACGGCGAGGTGGAGCGGGTGTTCGGAGTGAATGTGTTCGCGCCCTTCCTGCTGACCCGGATTTTCCTTCCGGGGATGATACGCGCCGGACGCGGCCATGTGGTGACCATCGCATCGGCCGGCGGACTGGTGGCCACGGCGCGGATGGCCCCGTATGCTTCCAGCAAGTTTGCCGCCGTGGGATTCGACGAGGCACTCCGATACGACCTGCAACGCGCGGGGCATCCCGTGAAAACCACCGTTGTGTGCCCGTTCTACATCAACACGGGCATGTTCGATGGGGTCAAGACCCGTGTACCCTGGTTGCTGCCCATCCTGAAACCGGAGTATGCCGTTGGCCGGATTCATCGGGCCATCCGGAAGGGTCGCCGGCGACTCATCATGCCCCGGTTCGTGTACGCGGTCTACCTGGTCCGACTGCTGCCTGTCCCCGTGTTCGACGCGCTCGTCCGCTGGCTCGGCATTACCTCAAGCATGGACGAGTTCCGCGGGCGCTGA
- the acs gene encoding acetate--CoA ligase, whose product MSDEILPTPAEFSRNAHIPSREAYDDLYRQSTQDPDGFWRKAAGRIDWFEPFHTVSDTSYAPGNVRIGWYLGGKSNACYNALDRHLPEHADRTALIFEPDNPEDEVRHITYGQLHDQVCRMANVLKKHGVKKGDPVTIYMPMIPEAAVAMLACARIGAPHSVVFGGFSPDSLASRIQDCASTTLITADEGRRGGRAVRLKDNADAALAQCPEVTTTLVVRHTGAEVAMQAGRDAWLHEEMAAVSADCPCEPMDSEDPLFILYTSGSTGKPKGLVHTTGGYQVFASMTHELVFDYHAGDVYWCTADVGWITGHSYIVYGPLMNGATQVFFEGVPTWPTASRFWEVVDRHKVTQFYTAPTAIRALMRQGDDWVTKTDRSSLRLLGTVGEPINPEAWKWYHRVVGDGRCPIVDTWWQTETGGIMITPIPGAIAQKPGSATVPFFGIEPEILGSDGELRKPDPKTGDTEGVLTIRRSWPGQARTIHGDHERFMQTYFSSYPNRYFTGDGCRRDKDGYYWITGRVDDVINVSGHRMGTAEVESALVAYHAVAEAAVVGFPHDVKGQGIYCFVTLNEGVEGDDAMRKTLTEHVRTVIGPIAKPDVIQFAPALPKTRSGKIMRRILRKIAAGESDSLGDTSTLADPGVVEDLVANQQS is encoded by the coding sequence ATGTCCGACGAAATCCTTCCCACACCCGCCGAATTCAGCCGGAACGCCCACATTCCAAGCCGCGAGGCGTACGATGACCTCTATCGGCAATCCACGCAGGACCCCGACGGGTTCTGGCGGAAGGCGGCCGGCCGGATAGACTGGTTCGAGCCGTTCCACACCGTGAGCGACACGAGCTATGCTCCCGGGAACGTGCGGATTGGCTGGTACCTGGGGGGCAAATCGAACGCGTGTTACAATGCGCTCGACCGGCATCTTCCGGAGCACGCGGACCGGACGGCGCTCATCTTCGAGCCCGACAATCCGGAGGACGAGGTCCGGCACATCACCTACGGCCAGCTGCACGATCAGGTCTGCCGCATGGCGAACGTGCTGAAGAAGCACGGCGTGAAGAAGGGCGACCCGGTGACCATTTACATGCCCATGATTCCGGAGGCTGCGGTCGCCATGTTGGCCTGCGCACGCATCGGAGCGCCGCATTCCGTGGTTTTCGGGGGCTTTTCGCCGGATTCCCTGGCGAGTCGGATTCAGGACTGCGCATCGACCACGCTGATTACGGCCGATGAAGGGCGTCGCGGCGGCCGTGCGGTCCGCCTGAAGGACAATGCCGATGCCGCGCTGGCCCAGTGTCCGGAAGTCACGACGACGCTCGTCGTGCGGCACACCGGAGCGGAAGTTGCCATGCAGGCCGGTCGGGATGCGTGGCTCCACGAAGAAATGGCCGCGGTCAGCGCCGACTGTCCGTGCGAGCCCATGGACAGCGAGGATCCGCTCTTCATCCTGTATACGTCGGGTTCGACCGGCAAGCCGAAGGGGCTCGTCCACACGACCGGCGGGTACCAGGTGTTCGCCTCCATGACGCACGAACTGGTGTTCGATTACCACGCGGGCGATGTGTACTGGTGCACGGCGGACGTCGGCTGGATCACCGGCCACTCCTACATTGTCTACGGGCCGCTCATGAACGGGGCGACTCAGGTATTTTTCGAAGGCGTTCCGACCTGGCCCACGGCATCCCGGTTCTGGGAAGTCGTTGATCGCCATAAGGTTACACAGTTCTACACGGCGCCCACGGCCATTCGGGCGCTCATGCGTCAGGGGGATGACTGGGTGACGAAGACCGACCGGTCCTCGCTGCGCCTGCTGGGCACGGTGGGCGAGCCCATCAACCCGGAAGCATGGAAGTGGTACCACCGCGTGGTCGGGGACGGGCGCTGCCCCATCGTCGATACGTGGTGGCAGACCGAGACGGGAGGCATCATGATCACTCCGATCCCGGGCGCCATCGCACAGAAGCCGGGTTCAGCCACGGTACCGTTTTTCGGGATCGAACCGGAAATCCTGGGCTCGGACGGAGAACTCCGGAAACCGGACCCGAAGACGGGCGATACCGAAGGGGTCCTGACCATCCGCCGCTCCTGGCCCGGTCAGGCGCGGACCATCCATGGCGACCACGAGCGGTTCATGCAGACGTATTTCTCGAGCTACCCGAACCGCTACTTTACGGGAGACGGATGCCGGCGCGACAAGGACGGGTACTACTGGATTACGGGCCGCGTGGACGACGTCATCAACGTGTCGGGGCACCGGATGGGCACGGCCGAGGTGGAAAGCGCGCTGGTCGCGTACCACGCCGTGGCCGAGGCCGCCGTGGTGGGCTTCCCGCACGACGTGAAGGGGCAGGGCATCTATTGCTTCGTGACGCTGAACGAAGGGGTGGAGGGGGACGATGCCATGCGCAAGACCCTCACTGAGCACGTACGCACCGTCATCGGGCCCATTGCCAAGCCGGATGTCATCCAGTTCGCACCGGCGCTGCCCAAGACCCGGAGTGGCAAGATCATGCGCCGGATTCTTCGCAAGATTGCCGCAGGGGAGTCCGACAGCCTGGGTGATACCTCAACCCTCGCCGATCCCGGTGTGGTCGAGGATCTGGTGGCCAATCAGCAGTCGTGA
- a CDS encoding T9SS type A sorting domain-containing protein, whose protein sequence is MLWVWGVSVAGAQSCDPATAESLLNANDVRAKMLNNGGLFWNRQGNVYEVPAGGGNHATFAAGLWLGGYVDGDLRTAASAYGPYEFWPGPYEAVAAGGDCASFDTIFEVSRRDLLALDSGGEPSAHVNHWPWQLGAPVEDGDGNPDNYDLNAGDRPRLYGDEMHWWVMNDIGNVHEQGGSAPLGVEVQVLAFATAAEGYDRTTFYRYTVINKSPDTIRDLQFGIFADTDLGRAFDDYVGSDSSLAMGFSYNADNNDDDVYGLAPPAIGYQLTRTTGFDAMLPNMTSFTYYNGGGGRTGDPHGSSEEFYNYMTSRWLDGSPFTLGGRGADTSGTPVPYAFPGDPERREFWSEINSDGNGTAIAPADRRNVQSVGPVTLAPGDSVEVFVSIITAFGADHLNSVTKLKEKAAELLNRSPESIPRSVGAAEPITMAPEILNVGPYAERQPVAFDLLWSWEGPEMPFQLEVMPVGRPERAEIRDTRLPRASLELDRNTMYAVRVRATDRFSYGPWSERIVFTTGGRPVSMNPITSISITANASGRLDPPVMGAWSADDTGFPTVDGQDRPPAHAQTSGATWVLHTGRDSEFSHSGDYATFLRRSIRTTPSTLLRSDLEIRFTDACRSAWEEAETPVESSPTATGCYGYDRFSQFDGYSLQAVPFELWWTGRDTTGDTSDDVRLIPAVLDVDQDGWGMRDADHPVSDEQDDPQTDWIYAFSPLDTAPGSTGHDVWLQTLISSCYHPGPDCQPNVHGEEVLGRLVFVSVDADGTSPMPEVGTVFRVNVPSVPGPTPGAPSRGQIVQGNQPTFYWEEQVFEADVLQIALDEEFEQVLFEVEGARSGEVVAPVLGAGTYYWRISNEVGTFSEAVPFFIASNVGAESDAALPTEIALTSVYPNPFRDQARVQYTLNGTERAQIDLFDALGRHMGTLQDAVQSAGQHTVLLDAASLPAGLYLVRLRAGGVTSTRSVILTR, encoded by the coding sequence ATGCTATGGGTGTGGGGTGTCAGCGTTGCCGGAGCGCAGTCCTGTGACCCCGCCACCGCTGAGTCCCTCCTCAACGCCAACGACGTCCGGGCCAAGATGCTCAACAACGGCGGTTTGTTCTGGAACCGACAGGGGAACGTGTACGAAGTCCCGGCAGGAGGAGGCAACCACGCAACATTCGCGGCCGGTTTGTGGCTGGGCGGATACGTGGACGGCGATCTGCGTACGGCAGCGTCGGCGTACGGGCCGTACGAATTCTGGCCTGGGCCGTATGAAGCGGTCGCAGCCGGCGGTGACTGCGCCTCGTTTGATACGATTTTTGAGGTATCGCGGCGGGATCTGCTGGCGCTGGATTCCGGTGGCGAGCCCTCCGCGCACGTCAACCATTGGCCTTGGCAGCTGGGTGCACCGGTAGAGGACGGTGACGGCAATCCGGACAATTATGACCTGAATGCCGGCGATCGGCCCCGGTTGTACGGCGACGAAATGCACTGGTGGGTCATGAACGATATCGGGAATGTGCATGAGCAAGGTGGATCCGCGCCCCTCGGCGTTGAAGTCCAGGTTCTGGCCTTTGCAACGGCCGCCGAGGGCTATGATAGAACGACGTTCTACCGCTATACGGTCATCAACAAGTCGCCGGATACCATCCGCGACCTGCAGTTCGGCATTTTTGCCGATACCGATCTGGGTAGAGCCTTCGACGACTACGTGGGAAGTGACTCCAGCCTGGCCATGGGTTTCTCGTACAATGCGGACAACAATGATGACGACGTGTACGGCCTCGCGCCGCCGGCCATCGGATATCAGTTGACGCGGACCACGGGTTTTGACGCGATGCTTCCAAACATGACCTCGTTCACCTACTACAACGGGGGTGGAGGACGAACGGGTGATCCCCACGGGTCATCAGAGGAGTTCTACAATTACATGACGTCTCGCTGGCTTGACGGTAGTCCCTTTACGCTCGGCGGTCGAGGAGCGGACACGTCTGGCACCCCGGTGCCGTATGCATTTCCCGGGGACCCGGAACGACGGGAATTCTGGTCGGAAATCAACTCCGATGGCAACGGAACGGCCATCGCTCCCGCGGACCGTCGGAATGTTCAATCGGTCGGCCCGGTGACGTTGGCGCCAGGTGACTCGGTAGAAGTATTCGTGTCCATCATTACCGCGTTCGGTGCGGACCATCTGAACAGCGTTACGAAGCTCAAGGAGAAGGCTGCCGAGTTGCTGAACCGATCACCGGAGAGTATTCCGCGCAGTGTCGGCGCGGCCGAGCCGATTACCATGGCGCCCGAAATCCTGAACGTAGGGCCCTATGCGGAACGGCAGCCCGTGGCGTTTGACCTGCTGTGGTCATGGGAAGGGCCGGAGATGCCGTTTCAGCTGGAAGTCATGCCGGTCGGACGTCCGGAGCGTGCGGAGATCAGGGATACGAGACTTCCTCGCGCAAGTCTGGAACTGGACCGCAACACCATGTATGCGGTGCGCGTGCGCGCAACGGACCGCTTTTCGTATGGCCCGTGGTCGGAGCGGATTGTGTTCACAACCGGCGGACGCCCGGTCTCCATGAATCCCATCACCTCCATTTCCATTACCGCCAATGCATCGGGCCGGCTGGATCCTCCCGTCATGGGCGCCTGGTCGGCCGATGATACCGGATTTCCCACGGTGGATGGGCAGGATCGACCACCCGCCCACGCACAAACGTCCGGCGCGACATGGGTCCTGCACACGGGACGCGATTCAGAGTTCAGTCATTCCGGTGACTATGCTACGTTCCTCCGGCGGTCCATTCGCACAACGCCGTCCACGCTGCTCAGGTCGGATCTGGAAATCCGCTTCACCGACGCGTGCCGCTCCGCCTGGGAAGAGGCCGAAACACCCGTCGAGTCGAGCCCTACGGCGACCGGGTGCTACGGATACGATCGGTTCAGCCAGTTCGACGGCTACTCGCTCCAAGCGGTGCCATTTGAACTCTGGTGGACCGGTCGTGACACGACCGGCGATACGTCAGACGATGTCCGTCTGATTCCCGCGGTACTCGACGTGGATCAGGATGGCTGGGGCATGCGGGACGCGGATCATCCCGTCTCCGATGAACAGGACGACCCCCAGACCGACTGGATCTACGCTTTCAGCCCGCTCGATACCGCTCCGGGCTCGACTGGCCATGACGTGTGGCTCCAGACACTCATCAGTTCGTGCTACCACCCGGGCCCTGACTGCCAGCCGAACGTCCATGGCGAGGAAGTGCTCGGGCGCCTGGTGTTCGTCAGCGTGGACGCAGATGGCACCTCTCCCATGCCGGAGGTCGGCACCGTTTTCCGCGTTAATGTTCCATCCGTACCCGGTCCGACGCCCGGAGCGCCGTCGCGCGGACAGATCGTTCAGGGCAATCAGCCGACGTTTTACTGGGAGGAGCAGGTCTTCGAGGCCGATGTCCTTCAGATCGCGCTGGATGAGGAGTTTGAACAGGTTCTCTTCGAAGTCGAGGGCGCTCGCTCCGGTGAGGTCGTGGCTCCTGTTCTTGGGGCGGGGACGTATTACTGGCGCATCTCGAATGAAGTCGGGACGTTTTCCGAAGCGGTACCGTTCTTCATTGCCAGCAACGTGGGGGCCGAGAGCGATGCGGCGCTACCGACGGAGATCGCGCTGACCTCAGTCTATCCCAATCCGTTCCGGGACCAGGCACGGGTCCAATACACGTTGAACGGCACGGAAAGAGCACAGATCGATCTGTTCGATGCGCTCGGCCGCCACATGGGCACGCTCCAGGATGCCGTTCAGTCCGCGGGACAGCACACGGTGCTGTTGGATGCCGCATCCTTGCCCGCCGGCTTGTATCTGGTTCGACTCAGGGCGGGCGGCGTGACCTCGACGCGAAGTGTGATCCTGACGCGGTGA